A region from the Pseudonocardia petroleophila genome encodes:
- a CDS encoding enoyl-CoA hydratase/isomerase family protein has product MSAGDVTYAVEDGVAVLTLDRPDSHNALTVHMVQRFAEASAAAQADDSVRAVVVTGAGEKAFCAGGDLAELIPRLTAGEVEILTPDPAKRFLSDVFKPVIAAVNGICVAGGLELMLGTDLRIAADTAVFGLPEVRWGLIPGGGSHVRLPQQVPWAFAMQLLLTGDHVPAERAHAAWLVNEVVPRAEVLDRALAVAQGIVRNGPLAVRTAKEIAVRALQNEPRFALEAALNQRVLTSHDATEGPRAFVEKRDPQFRGA; this is encoded by the coding sequence GTGAGCGCCGGCGACGTGACCTATGCGGTGGAGGACGGGGTCGCCGTCCTGACCCTCGACCGCCCCGATTCCCACAACGCGCTGACCGTCCACATGGTGCAGCGGTTCGCCGAGGCCTCGGCCGCCGCGCAGGCTGACGACTCGGTCCGTGCCGTGGTGGTGACCGGCGCCGGGGAGAAGGCGTTCTGCGCCGGCGGTGACCTGGCCGAACTGATCCCGCGACTGACCGCGGGGGAGGTGGAGATCCTCACTCCCGACCCGGCGAAGCGGTTCCTGTCCGACGTGTTCAAGCCGGTCATCGCCGCGGTCAACGGCATCTGCGTGGCCGGTGGGCTCGAGCTGATGCTCGGGACGGACCTGCGGATCGCCGCCGACACGGCCGTGTTCGGCCTGCCCGAGGTGCGGTGGGGGCTCATCCCGGGAGGTGGCAGCCACGTCCGGCTCCCCCAGCAGGTCCCGTGGGCCTTCGCCATGCAGCTCCTGCTCACCGGGGACCACGTCCCCGCCGAGCGCGCCCACGCCGCGTGGCTGGTCAACGAGGTCGTACCGCGGGCCGAGGTGCTCGACCGGGCGCTCGCCGTCGCGCAGGGCATCGTCCGCAACGGGCCCCTGGCAGTGCGCACCGCGAAGGAGATCGCTGTGCGCGCCCTGCAGAACGAGCCGCGCTTCGCGCTCGAGGCCGCGCTCAACCAGAGGGTCCTGACGTCCCACGACGCGACGGAGGGCCCGCGCGCCTTCGTCGAGAAGCGCGATCCGCAGTTCCGGGGAGCGTGA
- a CDS encoding SDR family NAD(P)-dependent oxidoreductase, producing MDLDLTDQVALVTGGASGIGAACVRELAALGARVVVADLCADAARATATEIGERAYVVTVDVTDAASVAAMVDATVDRYGRLDIAVNNAGVGMPVKAAVGETRWEVWRQVLDVNLDGVFLCMRAELAVMAGAGAGSVVNVASVMGAVASPGAGAYVASKHAVAGLTKTAALDYAAHGVRVNAVAPGFVDTPMLAGRGDDHLDRIAAAHPVGRLGRADEIAAVVAFLASPAASFVTGAYIPVDGGYLAQ from the coding sequence ATGGACCTCGACCTGACCGACCAGGTGGCGCTCGTGACCGGTGGTGCGTCCGGCATCGGCGCGGCGTGCGTGCGCGAGCTGGCCGCACTGGGTGCCCGCGTCGTCGTCGCTGACCTGTGCGCGGACGCCGCACGGGCGACGGCCACCGAGATCGGCGAGCGGGCGTACGTGGTCACCGTCGACGTGACCGACGCCGCGTCCGTCGCCGCCATGGTGGACGCCACGGTCGACCGGTACGGGCGGCTCGACATCGCCGTCAACAACGCGGGTGTCGGCATGCCGGTCAAGGCGGCTGTCGGCGAGACCCGGTGGGAGGTGTGGAGGCAGGTCCTCGACGTCAACCTCGACGGCGTCTTCCTCTGCATGCGCGCCGAGCTCGCCGTGATGGCGGGGGCGGGCGCCGGATCGGTCGTGAACGTGGCGTCGGTGATGGGTGCGGTCGCGTCACCCGGAGCCGGCGCTTACGTGGCGTCCAAGCACGCGGTGGCGGGCCTGACCAAGACGGCGGCACTCGACTACGCGGCGCACGGGGTGCGCGTCAACGCGGTCGCGCCGGGCTTCGTCGACACCCCGATGCTCGCCGGCCGCGGCGACGACCACCTCGACCGCATCGCCGCGGCCCACCCGGTGGGCAGGTTGGGGCGCGCCGACGAGATCGCCGCGGTGGTCGCTTTCCTTGCCTCGCCCGCCGCGTCCTTCGTGACGGGCGCCTACATCCCCGTGGACGGCGGCTACCTCGCGCAGTAG
- a CDS encoding SDR family NAD(P)-dependent oxidoreductase, with translation MTDRFRLRSALVTGASGDIGSAVARALVAEGALVTLVDRDVVAVSELAAELGASARAEPADVTSEAEVERAVATAAEFGRGLHLVFNNAGIEGAVGPLHELDLAELTRVLQVNVVGAAAVLKHTLPLLGPGSVVVQTASTAGLSGAPFVGPYVASKHALLGLTKVASREVAARGVRVVAICPGPVAGRMMQRIDSGRAAAGTPSGAARTPASTTLDDGRYATVDEVVGAVLFLLGPEAGFVSGSGLVLDGGRLA, from the coding sequence ATGACCGATCGTTTCCGGCTGCGCAGCGCACTGGTCACCGGAGCGTCCGGCGACATCGGTTCCGCGGTCGCCCGGGCCCTCGTCGCCGAGGGTGCGCTCGTGACGCTGGTCGACCGCGACGTCGTCGCGGTGTCGGAGCTGGCCGCCGAGCTGGGAGCCTCCGCCCGCGCCGAACCGGCCGACGTCACGTCGGAGGCCGAGGTCGAGCGCGCCGTCGCCACGGCCGCCGAGTTCGGACGGGGTCTGCACCTCGTGTTCAACAACGCCGGGATCGAGGGTGCGGTCGGCCCCCTGCACGAGCTGGACCTCGCAGAGCTCACCAGGGTGCTGCAGGTGAACGTGGTGGGCGCGGCGGCGGTCCTCAAGCACACCCTGCCGCTGCTCGGACCCGGTTCCGTCGTCGTGCAGACGGCATCCACCGCCGGCCTGTCGGGGGCGCCCTTCGTGGGTCCCTACGTCGCCTCGAAGCACGCGCTGCTGGGACTCACGAAGGTGGCGTCACGAGAGGTCGCAGCGCGGGGGGTGCGGGTGGTGGCCATCTGCCCCGGACCGGTGGCCGGCCGGATGATGCAGCGTATCGACAGCGGACGAGCCGCGGCCGGGACGCCGTCGGGAGCTGCCCGGACCCCTGCCTCGACCACGCTCGACGACGGGCGGTACGCCACGGTCGACGAGGTGGTCGGAGCCGTGCTGTTCCTCCTCGGGCCCGAGGCCGGGTTCGTCAGCGGGTCGGGCCTCGTGCTGGACGGTGGACGGCTCGCCTGA
- a CDS encoding acyl-CoA dehydrogenase family protein, translated as MTVELVPTIHPDHRELVESIFSAVEGVLAACPRELYVRRSREKAHAPELWDALVAADLLAIGIPEELGGAGGGLTGCTAVMEALSRAGVPPLQYSLTTFSREAILRHGTERQIKEHVLPTISGQRRFCLGVTEPEAGTNSFASRTVAKATGTGYRISGQKVYISAADEADHILLLARTAGPGEKVGRRSGFGLFVVDMSLPGVELRRLDIEWHAPEYQFEVFFDDVEVPADALIGEEGLGFDNILSCLNQERVVIAAWALGLGEYGLQKAVEYAKVRAPFGTPIGAHQGVQHPLALAKAEMEAARQVMYSAAGEYDSGRDAGAQANMAKLLGSRAALAAVDAAIQTHGGSAFVYETDVITLWPMIRVLQIAPINNESVLNYIGERVLGLPRS; from the coding sequence ATGACCGTTGAACTCGTACCTACCATCCACCCCGATCACCGCGAGCTGGTCGAGTCGATCTTCTCTGCGGTCGAGGGCGTCCTCGCCGCCTGTCCCAGGGAGCTCTACGTCCGGCGCTCGCGCGAGAAGGCGCATGCACCGGAGCTGTGGGACGCGCTCGTCGCGGCCGATCTCCTCGCCATCGGCATCCCGGAGGAGCTCGGCGGGGCCGGCGGCGGGCTGACCGGGTGCACCGCGGTGATGGAGGCGCTGAGCCGCGCGGGGGTGCCGCCCCTGCAGTACTCGCTGACGACCTTCTCGCGCGAGGCGATCCTGCGTCACGGCACGGAGCGCCAGATCAAGGAGCACGTCCTGCCCACCATCAGCGGGCAGCGCCGCTTCTGCCTCGGGGTGACCGAGCCGGAGGCGGGTACCAACTCGTTCGCGTCGCGGACCGTCGCCAAGGCGACCGGCACGGGCTACCGCATCAGCGGGCAGAAGGTCTACATCTCGGCGGCCGACGAGGCCGACCACATCCTGCTGCTCGCGCGCACCGCCGGGCCCGGCGAGAAGGTGGGGCGACGGTCGGGGTTCGGGCTCTTCGTCGTCGACATGTCGCTGCCCGGCGTCGAGCTGCGCAGGCTCGACATCGAGTGGCACGCGCCGGAGTACCAGTTCGAGGTCTTCTTCGACGATGTCGAGGTGCCCGCCGACGCCCTCATCGGCGAGGAGGGGCTCGGGTTCGACAACATCCTGTCCTGCCTCAACCAGGAGCGCGTCGTCATCGCGGCGTGGGCCCTCGGGCTAGGGGAGTACGGGCTCCAGAAGGCCGTCGAGTACGCGAAGGTCCGCGCACCGTTCGGCACGCCGATCGGCGCGCACCAGGGGGTGCAGCACCCGCTCGCGCTGGCGAAGGCGGAGATGGAGGCGGCTCGCCAGGTCATGTACTCCGCCGCCGGGGAGTACGACTCCGGCCGGGACGCCGGTGCCCAGGCCAACATGGCCAAGCTCCTGGGCAGCCGGGCCGCGCTCGCCGCCGTGGACGCTGCGATCCAGACCCACGGCGGATCGGCCTTCGTGTACGAGACCGACGTGATCACGCTCTGGCCGATGATCCGCGTCCTGCAGATCGCGCCGATCAACAACGAGAGCGTTCTGAACTACATCGGTGAGCGCGTGCTGGGCCTGCCCCGGAGCTGA
- a CDS encoding thiolase family protein produces MRSAVIVDVVRTASGKGKPGGALSDVHPVSLLADTLRALLERTGIDPAGIDDVIAGCVSQAGEQTLNIARNAVLAAGIPESVPGTTVDRQCGSSQQAVHFAAQGVMAGAYDVVLACGVESMSRVPMGYSSVDQHPTAPLRARYPEGLVGQGVSAELIAARWKLDREALDAYSARSHARAAAFGAEGAFDHEIVPITVNGQVHDTDQTVRASTTAEGLGGLKPSFADEALGKRFPEIEWSITPGNSSPLTDAASAALIMSEERAQQLGLRPRARFHEFAVTGSDPLLMLTGVIPATQKVLARAGMSIDDIDTYEVNEAFAPVPLAWQHELHADPEKLNPRGGAIALGHALGASGVRLLATMVNHLEATGGRYGLQTMCEGGGMANATIIERL; encoded by the coding sequence ATGAGGTCAGCAGTGATCGTCGACGTCGTCCGCACGGCATCGGGCAAGGGCAAGCCGGGTGGCGCGCTGTCGGACGTGCACCCGGTGAGCCTGCTCGCCGACACCCTCCGCGCGCTGCTCGAGCGGACCGGCATCGACCCGGCCGGCATCGACGACGTCATCGCGGGTTGCGTGTCGCAGGCGGGCGAGCAGACCCTCAACATCGCCCGCAACGCCGTCCTGGCGGCCGGCATCCCCGAGTCGGTCCCCGGGACCACGGTGGACCGGCAGTGCGGGTCGAGCCAGCAGGCGGTGCACTTCGCGGCGCAGGGGGTCATGGCGGGCGCCTACGACGTCGTCCTGGCGTGCGGCGTGGAGTCCATGAGCCGGGTCCCGATGGGCTACAGCTCGGTCGACCAGCACCCGACCGCGCCGCTGCGGGCCCGCTACCCGGAGGGGCTGGTCGGGCAGGGCGTGTCCGCCGAGCTCATCGCCGCGCGGTGGAAGCTCGACCGTGAAGCCCTCGACGCCTACTCGGCGCGATCGCACGCCCGCGCCGCCGCGTTCGGTGCGGAGGGCGCGTTCGACCACGAGATCGTGCCGATCACGGTCAACGGGCAGGTCCACGACACCGACCAGACCGTGCGCGCGTCGACCACCGCCGAGGGCCTGGGTGGTCTCAAGCCGTCCTTCGCCGACGAGGCGCTCGGGAAGCGCTTCCCGGAGATCGAGTGGAGCATCACCCCGGGCAACTCCTCGCCGCTCACGGATGCCGCGTCCGCCGCGCTGATCATGAGCGAGGAGCGCGCGCAGCAGCTCGGGCTGCGCCCGCGCGCCCGGTTCCACGAGTTCGCCGTGACCGGCAGCGACCCCCTGCTCATGCTGACCGGCGTCATCCCCGCCACGCAGAAGGTGCTCGCCCGCGCCGGGATGTCCATCGACGACATCGACACCTACGAGGTCAACGAGGCCTTCGCACCGGTGCCGCTCGCCTGGCAGCACGAGCTGCACGCCGACCCCGAGAAGCTCAACCCGCGGGGCGGGGCCATCGCGCTGGGCCACGCGCTGGGCGCGTCAGGGGTGCGGCTGCTGGCCACCATGGTCAACCACCTAGAGGCCACGGGCGGCCGGTACGGGCTGCAGACCATGTGCGAGGGCGGCGGCATGGCCAACGCGACGATCATCGAGCGGCTCTGA
- a CDS encoding SDR family oxidoreductase, whose product MAVGRIVADFSGSAVLITGGAQGIGFELARYFVDAGAKVAVLDRDPDALKTAWDGHGAVRTFALDVSDAAAVTAAVDEFAAWAGGIDVAVNNAGITRDTVVWKMTDEQWRSVLDVHLGGTFAVTRAVVPHMRRAGSGRIVNVTSYTGMHGNVGQANYAAAKGGIIAFTKSVAKEVARFGITVNAISPNASTAMVAAIPADRLAEMTATVPLGRFAEPVEMAPAVAFLASEQAAYVTGVVLPVDGGVSM is encoded by the coding sequence ATGGCCGTGGGCAGGATCGTCGCGGACTTCTCCGGGTCCGCCGTGCTGATCACCGGCGGCGCCCAGGGGATCGGGTTCGAACTGGCGCGGTACTTCGTCGACGCGGGCGCGAAGGTCGCGGTGCTTGACCGCGACCCCGACGCGTTGAAGACGGCCTGGGACGGGCACGGCGCGGTGCGCACCTTCGCGCTGGACGTGTCCGACGCCGCCGCCGTCACGGCCGCCGTCGACGAGTTCGCCGCGTGGGCCGGGGGGATCGACGTGGCGGTGAACAACGCCGGTATCACCCGGGACACCGTGGTCTGGAAGATGACCGACGAGCAGTGGAGGTCGGTGCTCGACGTGCACCTCGGCGGCACGTTCGCGGTGACCCGGGCGGTCGTCCCGCACATGCGCCGGGCCGGTTCGGGCCGGATCGTGAACGTCACGAGCTACACCGGCATGCACGGCAACGTGGGCCAGGCCAACTACGCGGCGGCGAAGGGCGGCATCATCGCCTTCACCAAGTCTGTGGCCAAGGAGGTCGCGCGCTTCGGCATCACGGTCAACGCGATCTCGCCCAACGCCTCGACGGCGATGGTCGCCGCGATCCCCGCGGACCGGCTGGCCGAGATGACCGCCACGGTCCCGCTGGGCCGGTTCGCGGAGCCGGTGGAGATGGCGCCCGCGGTGGCGTTCCTCGCCTCCGAGCAGGCCGCGTACGTCACGGGCGTCGTGCTGCCGGTCGACGGGGGTGTGTCGATGTGA
- a CDS encoding thiolase family protein, whose product MAARAVIAGVGITAATSPRRQESSSLELVQEAVWGALEHSGASPSSLDGIVIGNIDGFEGTVLGAKHVVRRLGLGTELPVSILNTGGTTGGNLMQVAARQVRSGDRSRVLCIGGPTFFGSVDLQAAINTNSPMVVEQPLGMGAYHMGAFYPSAYAERFGATVEDFAVSAVQDHEHASRNPYAHLRNTLTIDNVVGARPLSSPMTMAMVCPVSTSANALLISSEEGAADLGPTPVLIRAMGTSSDPYLGGGKNDFAAMENLAILAAQVYRLADVRDPLADIDVAEVFSPYAPMQPMQLEALGFAPPGGGIDLIRSGGTRIDGAIPVNLSGGPLCTNAGVAGELAPYVYVALQLMGDAPPEMQVHGARRGLAHGTGGTFFQFENLAVLERQERS is encoded by the coding sequence ATGGCCGCGCGTGCCGTGATAGCCGGGGTCGGGATCACCGCGGCGACCTCGCCGCGACGGCAGGAGTCGTCGTCGCTGGAGCTGGTCCAGGAGGCGGTCTGGGGCGCCCTGGAGCACTCCGGTGCCTCGCCGTCGTCCCTGGACGGGATCGTCATCGGCAACATCGACGGCTTCGAGGGCACCGTCCTGGGGGCCAAGCACGTCGTGCGCAGGCTCGGTCTGGGCACGGAGCTGCCGGTGTCGATCCTCAACACCGGGGGCACCACGGGCGGCAACCTGATGCAGGTCGCCGCGCGCCAGGTGCGCTCCGGGGACCGGAGCCGGGTGCTGTGCATCGGCGGCCCGACTTTCTTCGGATCGGTCGACCTGCAGGCCGCGATCAACACGAACTCGCCGATGGTCGTCGAGCAGCCCCTCGGGATGGGCGCCTACCACATGGGCGCGTTCTACCCGAGCGCCTACGCGGAGCGGTTCGGGGCGACCGTCGAGGACTTCGCGGTGAGCGCGGTGCAGGACCACGAGCACGCCTCGCGCAACCCCTACGCGCACCTGCGCAACACCCTCACGATCGACAACGTCGTCGGTGCCCGGCCGCTGTCGAGCCCGATGACGATGGCGATGGTCTGCCCGGTCTCCACGTCGGCGAACGCGCTGCTGATCAGTTCCGAGGAGGGTGCGGCGGACCTGGGACCGACCCCGGTGCTGATCCGCGCCATGGGCACCAGCAGCGACCCCTACCTGGGCGGCGGGAAGAACGACTTCGCCGCGATGGAGAACCTCGCCATCCTGGCGGCGCAGGTCTACCGGCTCGCCGACGTCCGCGATCCGCTCGCCGACATCGACGTGGCGGAGGTCTTCTCGCCCTACGCCCCGATGCAGCCGATGCAGCTGGAGGCGCTCGGCTTCGCGCCGCCCGGCGGCGGCATCGACCTGATCCGGTCCGGTGGCACGCGGATCGACGGCGCCATCCCGGTCAACCTGTCCGGCGGACCGCTGTGCACCAACGCCGGTGTGGCCGGAGAGCTCGCCCCGTACGTCTACGTCGCCCTGCAGCTCATGGGCGACGCACCACCGGAGATGCAGGTCCACGGCGCACGTCGCGGACTCGCCCACGGCACCGGCGGCACGTTCTTCCAGTTCGAGAACCTGGCCGTCCTGGAGAGGCAGGAACGCTCATGA
- a CDS encoding Zn-ribbon domain-containing OB-fold protein: MSTPITTQRVHWDLDYDVHLGATWGRFMEGLTRRTILANACPDCSRVFVPPQAYCEACFVRTDTWQELPPEGVVEAFTVAWQSFRGGPTPPYAIAGIRLDGASTLLMHYVRGLDLSDPSAVREQLPSGTRVRAVWADERTGQILDISHFEKT, encoded by the coding sequence ATGAGCACGCCCATCACGACCCAGCGGGTGCACTGGGACCTCGACTACGACGTCCACCTCGGAGCCACGTGGGGCCGGTTCATGGAAGGGCTGACGAGGCGCACGATCCTCGCCAACGCCTGCCCGGACTGCAGCCGGGTGTTCGTCCCGCCCCAGGCCTACTGCGAGGCCTGCTTCGTGCGCACCGACACCTGGCAGGAGCTGCCCCCGGAAGGCGTGGTCGAGGCCTTCACCGTGGCCTGGCAGAGCTTCCGCGGCGGCCCGACCCCGCCGTACGCAATCGCGGGCATCCGACTCGACGGAGCCTCCACCCTGCTCATGCACTACGTCCGCGGGCTGGACCTGTCCGACCCGTCGGCGGTGCGTGAGCAACTGCCCTCGGGCACCCGCGTGCGCGCCGTCTGGGCCGACGAGCGCACCGGCCAGATCCTCGACATCTCGCACTTCGAGAAGACCTGA
- a CDS encoding LLM class flavin-dependent oxidoreductase, which produces MKVHMTNLIQNYNNASSDYDIYQDQIALSLRADADGYESIGCVEHHFDPGYSMCPDNTQFLSYIAGRTTNAKVHTTAVILPWNDPMRVVEKIALLDNLSDGRAIFGMGRGLARREFEGFGIEMGESRERFDEAAEMIIRGLEAGYVEGDGKYYAQKRVPVHPAPLATFRGRTTCVAMSPDSAVAAGRLGVAMMAFIQGPMETMHLPMIEQYREAYRETHGGEAPAPLMIDLTYCHRDADEARRVAYEHVGNYYMSCVEHYEFGGRHFESTTGYASYAAAKQAIDEYGLEAVVDIYVNGQIWGTPEQMIAKHEERKAIVGAYEPIMVFQYGGLMGEKAAGSYDLFTSEVLPTLQKM; this is translated from the coding sequence GTGAAGGTCCACATGACCAACCTCATCCAGAACTACAACAACGCCAGCTCCGACTACGACATCTATCAGGACCAGATCGCGCTGTCGCTGCGTGCGGACGCCGACGGGTACGAGAGCATCGGCTGCGTCGAGCACCACTTCGACCCCGGCTACTCGATGTGTCCCGACAACACCCAGTTCCTGTCCTACATCGCCGGACGCACCACCAACGCCAAGGTGCACACGACCGCGGTGATCCTGCCGTGGAACGACCCGATGCGCGTCGTCGAGAAGATCGCGCTGCTCGACAACCTGTCCGACGGCCGGGCGATCTTCGGCATGGGCCGCGGGCTGGCGCGCCGGGAGTTCGAGGGCTTCGGCATCGAGATGGGCGAGTCCCGCGAGCGCTTCGACGAGGCCGCCGAGATGATCATCCGCGGTCTGGAAGCCGGGTACGTCGAGGGCGACGGCAAGTACTACGCGCAGAAGCGCGTCCCGGTGCACCCCGCCCCGCTGGCCACCTTCCGAGGCCGCACCACCTGTGTCGCGATGAGCCCGGACTCCGCGGTGGCGGCGGGCAGGCTGGGCGTGGCGATGATGGCGTTCATCCAGGGCCCGATGGAGACCATGCACCTGCCGATGATCGAGCAGTACCGCGAGGCGTACCGGGAGACCCACGGCGGTGAGGCCCCGGCACCTCTGATGATCGACCTGACCTACTGCCACCGCGACGCCGACGAGGCCCGCAGGGTCGCCTACGAGCACGTCGGCAACTACTACATGAGCTGCGTCGAGCACTACGAGTTCGGCGGCCGGCACTTCGAGAGCACCACCGGGTACGCGTCCTACGCCGCGGCGAAGCAGGCCATCGACGAGTACGGCCTCGAGGCCGTCGTCGACATCTACGTCAACGGCCAGATCTGGGGCACCCCGGAGCAGATGATCGCCAAGCACGAGGAGCGCAAGGCGATCGTCGGTGCCTACGAGCCGATCATGGTGTTCCAGTACGGCGGCCTGATGGGCGAGAAGGCGGCGGGCAGCTACGACCTGTTCACCTCGGAGGTCCTGCCCACCCTCCAGAAGATGTGA
- a CDS encoding alpha/beta hydrolase, producing MASAELSRARDLLTHLVSEPEADMNDYRRLYDEVLANFELPADAEVEHVDAGGVPAIWVSAPGTSRDQAVVLVHGGGWCMGNANGYQEFGYRISKAADARVLVVDYRLAPENPFPAPLDDTVAAYRWAREQDGVRRVAFVGDSAGGGLVVSALVKLREDGDPAPSASVVCSPLVDLAGEGASLTERAHLDPLPAAALVTAMGGAYLGGAEPKSTPLASPLYADLAGLPPLKVYVGTDEGLHDDSVRLVERITAAGGQAELEIGQDMVHIWPVFSFLPEAQAATSGIGDFLRKGFAAE from the coding sequence ATGGCGAGTGCTGAACTGTCCCGGGCCCGTGACCTGCTGACCCACCTGGTCTCCGAGCCCGAGGCCGACATGAACGACTACCGCAGGCTCTACGACGAGGTCCTCGCGAACTTCGAGCTGCCCGCCGACGCCGAGGTCGAGCACGTCGACGCCGGCGGGGTGCCCGCGATCTGGGTGAGCGCACCCGGGACGTCGCGGGACCAGGCCGTCGTGCTGGTGCACGGCGGCGGCTGGTGCATGGGCAACGCGAACGGGTACCAGGAGTTCGGCTACCGGATCTCGAAGGCCGCCGATGCTCGCGTGCTGGTCGTGGACTACCGGTTGGCCCCGGAGAACCCGTTCCCCGCCCCGCTGGACGACACGGTGGCCGCCTACCGGTGGGCCCGTGAGCAGGACGGTGTGCGCCGGGTCGCGTTCGTCGGCGACTCCGCGGGCGGCGGGCTCGTCGTCTCCGCGCTGGTGAAGCTGCGCGAGGACGGGGACCCGGCCCCGTCGGCGTCCGTGGTGTGCTCGCCGTTGGTCGACCTGGCGGGGGAAGGGGCGTCGCTGACCGAGCGGGCCCACCTCGATCCGCTGCCCGCGGCGGCGCTCGTCACCGCGATGGGCGGCGCCTACCTCGGCGGTGCCGAACCGAAGTCCACCCCGCTGGCCTCGCCGCTCTACGCGGACCTGGCCGGCCTCCCGCCGCTCAAGGTCTACGTCGGGACGGACGAGGGGCTGCACGACGACTCGGTCCGCCTCGTCGAGCGGATCACCGCGGCGGGTGGGCAGGCCGAGCTCGAGATCGGGCAGGACATGGTGCACATCTGGCCGGTCTTCTCCTTCCTGCCCGAGGCGCAGGCGGCGACCAGCGGCATCGGCGATTTCCTCCGCAAGGGTTTCGCCGCCGAGTAG
- a CDS encoding mycofactocin-coupled SDR family oxidoreductase, which produces MGRFDGKVVLITGAGRGQGRSDAVRFAEEGADIVALDVCHDLDTVPYPLATSADLAETVKEVESRDRRILSFEADTRDYGRLEAVVDETVSEFGRIDIVVANAGICTAAPIWELTQETWKEMIDVNLTGVFNPVRAALPTIMAQGPGGAIVLTSSAAGLNAFPNMGHYTAAKHGVTGLMRSLAVELAPHGIRANSVHPTTVDTPMVQNPAFWALLGAQDAEGAQPGFRSLNALRVPYVEAVDISNAVLYLASEEARYVTGVALPVDAGGAMPYRIPHSA; this is translated from the coding sequence ATGGGCAGGTTCGACGGCAAGGTGGTCCTGATCACCGGGGCTGGACGCGGGCAGGGGCGTTCGGACGCCGTCCGCTTCGCGGAGGAGGGTGCCGACATCGTCGCCCTGGACGTGTGCCACGACCTCGACACCGTCCCGTACCCGCTGGCGACCTCGGCGGACCTCGCCGAGACCGTCAAGGAGGTGGAGAGCCGGGATCGACGGATCCTGTCCTTCGAGGCCGACACGCGGGACTACGGACGGCTCGAGGCGGTCGTCGACGAGACGGTGTCCGAGTTCGGCCGGATCGACATCGTCGTGGCGAACGCCGGGATCTGCACCGCGGCCCCCATCTGGGAGCTGACGCAGGAGACGTGGAAGGAGATGATCGACGTCAACCTGACCGGTGTCTTCAACCCGGTCCGCGCGGCACTGCCGACCATCATGGCCCAGGGTCCGGGCGGAGCGATCGTGCTGACGAGCTCGGCCGCCGGGCTGAACGCCTTCCCGAACATGGGGCACTACACCGCAGCCAAGCACGGGGTGACCGGCCTGATGCGCAGCCTCGCGGTCGAGCTCGCGCCGCACGGCATCCGGGCGAACTCGGTCCACCCGACCACGGTGGACACGCCGATGGTGCAGAACCCGGCGTTCTGGGCCCTGCTGGGTGCACAGGACGCCGAGGGTGCGCAGCCGGGTTTCCGGTCCCTCAACGCGCTGCGGGTCCCGTACGTCGAGGCCGTCGACATCAGCAACGCCGTGCTCTACCTGGCCTCCGAGGAGGCCAGGTACGTGACGGGGGTGGCACTCCCGGTCGACGCCGGCGGGGCGATGCCGTACCGCATCCCGCACAGCGCCTGA